A genomic stretch from Vibrio algarum includes:
- a CDS encoding DUF1107 domain-containing protein, producing MRLFKRYAPSMIAKHISRLFKGRIYIYGIGKFEFDNGKLIIPEKAERRHFKTVKEVNQEIMRLRCAYA from the coding sequence ATGAGGCTGTTTAAGCGCTATGCTCCAAGTATGATAGCTAAGCATATAAGTAGACTTTTTAAAGGAAGAATATACATATACGGAATAGGTAAATTTGAATTTGATAATGGGAAGTTAATCATCCCAGAAAAAGCAGAAAGGCGTCATTTCAAAACGGTTAAAGAGGTCAATCAAGAGATAATGAGACTTCGTTGTGCATACGCATAA